CGATGCCGTTCGGCCAGCAGGATCCGGCTCGCGCCACGACTGAGATTGCCCTGGGAAACAATATTAACTCGGTCGCCAGCGATTCGCGCGCCACTCTGGTTTCGGCCGGAACGACTAATATCAGTACCGTTTCCGGCATAGCCATTAATGGCGCCGGCGGGACACATAATCTGGCTATTACCGGAACTCAGGCGACCAATTCCAGCTTCACCGGCGCCAATGTCAGTGATGACGGCACCGGATTTCCGGGCGCGACTCTTTCCGGCAATATGATTCTGCGCAATCTGGGAGTAACCGATATCTCCGGATTTACTCTTTCACTGGATAACGGTACAAGAGTGGAGACGGTCTCGGGGCTGACCCTCGATTCCACAATCAATGACCTGATTACCGCTATCAATCAACTCCAGGGAATTAGAGCCGAACTGGTGGGCGGTGAGGTAGTTCTGACTCGCGAGCGCGCCGGCTCCGGCGTGGATTACAATATTGAGTCTTCGACCTCTTCGGTGACTCTCAACGCTAACGGAGTAGCCACAGCCGGGAATATTGTCGGCGTGATTTTCGGAGTCGCCAATGGCGCCACTTTGAGCGCCAACAACGGCACCGACCACACCTTTGTCTGCACCGATACCTTTACCCCCTCCGGCGGCGCCGCTCAATCTCCGGAAATTTTGAGTATCATTGTCGATGATGTAACAGGTCTGGCGACCGGCATCGACGGACTCGGTAACGGCGGTGTCGAAATCAGCAGTCTAAACGGCCTGAGCGCCGGCGATGCCGTGATTACCACCGAAGATACCACCCACGCGGCATCGATTACAGTTTATGATTCTCAGGGCGCGATTCATTCGCTGACCATTGAGTTCCTCAAGTCGGTCAATCCCAATGAATGGTCCTGGACCGCTTCTTTCAGCGGCAATGAGACCATTATCAGCGGCGGCAGCGGGATGGTGACCTTCAATCCCGATGGCTCGCTTTTGACTTTCACCTATAATGGCGGCGCCAATTCCCTTTCCTTCAATCCCAATAATGGAGCCGCGGTGGTTGATATCAGTGTTGATGCCGGCACCAGCGGGCAGTACGACGGTTTGACCGGATTCGCATCACCCCATACGGCGTCGATTTTGACGCAGGATGGGTATGGCGTCGGCATTCTGGACAACATTTCGATAGACAAGAGCGGATATATCTTTGGCATATTCACCAACGGCGTAAGCCGGGTTCTGGCGCAGCTGGTCCTGGCTGATTTCAATAACAGCGCCGGTCTTCTCAAAGCCGGACAGTCGTTATATCAGGAATCGGCAAACTCGGGGCAGGCGATAATCGGCGTGGCGGGCGAAACCGTCTCAGGAACCATTTCCTCAGGCGCGCTGGAGTCTTCGTCGGTCGATATCGCGCAGGAATTCACCAGCATGATTACAACGCAGCGCGGATTCCAGGCGAACGCCCGCATTATCACCACCTCCGACCAGATGCTGGACGAGCTGGTGAATTTGAAGAGATAATGAATTGAATCGTCATGATTAAAGTAACGCGCTTAAATAACAGCGAAATCGTTATTAACGATGACTTGATCGAGTTCGTGGAATCGATTCCCGACACCATTATCAGCCTGACGGATGGTAAGAAGATTATGGTAAAGGAGACGCCCGATGAGATTATCAAGCGGGTGGCGAATTTCCGTCGTCTGGTGGCAGGAATCGATTCTCCGGTCGAGCATCGTTAGAAAATAGAAAGGAGACCTCATGCCTCCCCGTAATGAGCCGGCCGAGCCGGATGCAAAAGCAGCGCCGGAAACAGCGGCCAAAGCGAAGAAGAAGATACCGCCGGTAGCGATATATGCGGTGATAGGTCTGGTGATGGTCGGTCTGGGGTATTTTGTCGGCACCAAGTTTTTTGGTTCTGCCAAGAACGTTGAGGACAAGGCGGTTGCAGAGCAGAGCAAGGAAACAAAGAAGTCGTCAAAAAGCCAGGGCGCGGAAGGAGCGACCTCGGTTTTTCTGATGGAAGGAGTAATTGTTAATCCGGCCGGAACCGGCGGCACCAGATTCCTTTCGGTTTCGCTGGGATTCGAGGTCGGTTCTCCGGCCACGCAGAAACTTCTGGAAGAACGAAAACCGCTCATCAAGGATGCGCTCATCACTATTCTCGGGTCCAAAACCATTGAGCAGCTGACCGACCCGAAACAGAAAGAAATAACTCGATTTCAAATCAAGAAACGGGTGGAGCAGTTGCTGGGGATAGAAGACCTGGCGGCGGTATATTTCACCGACTTTGTATTGCAGTAGAATGGCAGGAGAACGGAATTGGCAAAGATTCTGACCCAGGAAGAGATTGACGCCCTTCTCTCGACCGTGTCATCGAGCGAACCGGAGGCGGAACAGGCGGTAGGCAAATCAGAAAAAGTCCGCTCGGTGGTCAACTACGACTTCAAGCATCCCAACCGGGTTTCCAAAGACCAGGTGCGAACGCTGGAAAATATGCATGACAATTTCGCCGGGCATATCAGTTCGACTCTCTCGGCTATGCTTCGCTCGATGGTCGATGTCGACCTGATTTCCGTAGACCAGATAAACTATTCTGAGTATATCATGTCACTGGTGTCGCCGTCTTGCACCTATACCTTTGCGGCGCCGCCGCTGGAAGGGCTATGTATCATGGATTTCAACCCGGCGCTGACTTTCGCTTTTATAGACCGAATGTTCGGCGGCGGGGAAAAGATTCTGGAGATAGAGCGGGAGCTGACCGGTATCGAGAAATCGGTCATGACCAAGATTGCCCAGAAAATATATAAGGATTTGGAAGACTCCTGGCAGAATATCGTGCCGATTGTCATTGAACAGCGCTCTTTTGAAACCAATCCGCAGTTCATTCAGATTGTGCCGGCAAATGAGACGGTGATAGTCATATCGCTGCAGTTGAAAATGTTCAGTACCACCGGGCTTCTGACTATTTGCTATCCCTATGTATCGCTGGAGTCAGTGCTGGGGAAACTCTCGGCGCAGAACTGGATTGACGCCACCAAACGGCGCAATCTGACCGAAAGCCGCGATTACAATCGCGAAAATATACAGGTGGTAAATGTCGAGCTGGCGGCGATTCTGGCGCGCACAAAATTGAAGATGAAAGATTTTCTGAACTTAAAAGTAGGGGATATAATCCCGACCGAGAATAAAATTTCTTCACCGGTGGAATTGCTGGTGGCGCGACGCAGGAAATTCCTCTGCCGCCCGGGACTGGCCGGCAAGAAACGGGCGTGCCAGATAACCGAGATATTTCCGGTGATATCGAAGGAGAATTAATTATGGAAGATAAGAACCAAGGAAACGTTCCGGCCGACGCGATGCCGCAGGAGGAGCCGCTTCAGAATATGCCCCCTCAGGAGCCGGTTCCGACTCCGGAAGAGGAAGAGCCTGTCGCGGAACCGCGCGAGTCGATGCTCAGCCAGGAATCAATCGACAATGTGCTGAAAGATATCGCCGACGGCAAAGTCAGCGAAGAGGAAGAAATGCCTCGACCGGTTGCCCGAAAAGCCGATTTCCAGCAGTTGTCATCCTCACGGGAACCGCGTCCTCCCCAGAATATCGAACTCTTGATGGATGTAGACCTGCCGGTTTCGATTGAACTGGGACGGACCAAAATGAGTATCTCCGATATTCTTGCCCTGGGACCAGGTTCCGTGGTCGAGCTGGATAAACTGGTCGGCGAGCCGGTGGATCTTCTGGTCAACCAGAAATGCGTGGCGCGGGGGGAAGTGGTGGTGGTCGAAGAGAATTTCGGGTTGAGAATCACGCAATTAATGCCGCCTGAAGAAAGAATAAAGAATCTGCGATGAACCGTAAATTGAAAATCCAGATAGCGGTAGTGGCGACATTGGCCGCGCTGATTTTTCTGCTTGGTTTTCTGCGTCCGGCCACGACGGATTTGCCGTCGTCAAACGAAACAAACCCGACTCTTGCGGTGCGGTCGAGCCACGGGCAGATAGAAAGCCCGGTTGTCCAGGTGAAACGGGAGAATTCGTCGGCATGGCTTTCGGCCCTCAAACTTGCCGGCGCGATGATAGTGGTCATAGGAGCGATTTACGGCTTTCTTTTCCTTCTGCGAAAAATGATGGGCAAGAGACTTTCATCGAACCGGAACCAGCGGTTCCTGGAACTGCTGGAGACGACTTATATCGGGCAGAAAAAATCGATTTCCCTGGTCCGCTTTGCCGACCGCGCCATCCTGATTGGCAGTTCGGAAAACAACATTGCTCCTCTGGCAGAACTCGATTCCGAAGAAACTTCCCGCCTGCTACAGGAAACAACCCCCGCCAAAAATATTACCGGCTTCCGGAGTCTTCTTTCCGATGCTCGTGAGAAATATCGCACCCTTAATCTGAGGAGAATGGTCGGACAGAAGTTTGAAGAAACCGAACCTGCCGCATAGGCGGATATAATAGCGGCATGACGCCGCCCAATAGGATTGTCTTGATTCATAGGATATGAATAAGAAACTTAAAATCGTTGTCATGACGGCGCTAATAGCTGTCATTACCTCCCTGCCGGCCGCCGCGCAGGGAATTCCAAAAATCTCGGTAGAACTGGGGCAATCAGCCAAACCGTCGGACCTTTCCGCCACCCTGCAGATTGTGCTTCTGCTGACGGTTCTGACCCTGGCGCCGTCAATAATACTGATGGTAACTTCATTTGTGAGGATTGTGGTGGTGCTGGGATTCTTGCGGCAGGCGATTGGCACCCAGCAACTGCCGCCCAATCAGCTGATTCTATCTCTTTCCCTGATTCTGACCTTTTTCATTATCAGCCCGATGGCAAATAAGGCTTACAACGAAGGGTTGAAGCCGTACCTGGAAGAAAAGATCACCAAAGAGGAAGCCTTCAAGAAAGGGATTACTCCTTTTCGCGAGTTCATGCTGGCGCAAACGCGCGAAAAAGATCTGGCGCTCTTTGTCAATCTGGCGGAACTGCCGCAGCCGAATACTCCGGAGGATATCCCCCTGCATGTGCTGATTCCGGGATTTGTTCTCTCCGAGTTGAAAACCGGTTTCCAGATTGCCTTTCTGGTTTTTGTGCCGTTTCTGATAATCGATATGATTGTGGCATCGGTTTTGATGTCGATGGGTATGATGATGTTGCCCCCGACCATTGTGGCA
The genomic region above belongs to Candidatus Zixiibacteriota bacterium and contains:
- the fliP gene encoding flagellar type III secretion system pore protein FliP (The bacterial flagellar biogenesis protein FliP forms a type III secretion system (T3SS)-type pore required for flagellar assembly.) translates to MNKKLKIVVMTALIAVITSLPAAAQGIPKISVELGQSAKPSDLSATLQIVLLLTVLTLAPSIILMVTSFVRIVVVLGFLRQAIGTQQLPPNQLILSLSLILTFFIISPMANKAYNEGLKPYLEEKITKEEAFKKGITPFREFMLAQTREKDLALFVNLAELPQPNTPEDIPLHVLIPGFVLSELKTGFQIAFLVFVPFLIIDMIVASVLMSMGMMMLPPTIVA
- the fliO gene encoding flagellar biosynthetic protein FliO, which encodes MNRKLKIQIAVVATLAALIFLLGFLRPATTDLPSSNETNPTLAVRSSHGQIESPVVQVKRENSSAWLSALKLAGAMIVVIGAIYGFLFLLRKMMGKRLSSNRNQRFLELLETTYIGQKKSISLVRFADRAILIGSSENNIAPLAELDSEETSRLLQETTPAKNITGFRSLLSDAREKYRTLNLRRMVGQKFEETEPAA
- a CDS encoding flagellar FlbD family protein → MIKVTRLNNSEIVINDDLIEFVESIPDTIISLTDGKKIMVKETPDEIIKRVANFRRLVAGIDSPVEHR
- the fliN gene encoding flagellar motor switch protein FliN gives rise to the protein MEDKNQGNVPADAMPQEEPLQNMPPQEPVPTPEEEEPVAEPRESMLSQESIDNVLKDIADGKVSEEEEMPRPVARKADFQQLSSSREPRPPQNIELLMDVDLPVSIELGRTKMSISDILALGPGSVVELDKLVGEPVDLLVNQKCVARGEVVVVEENFGLRITQLMPPEERIKNLR
- the fliM gene encoding flagellar motor switch protein FliM, with product MAKILTQEEIDALLSTVSSSEPEAEQAVGKSEKVRSVVNYDFKHPNRVSKDQVRTLENMHDNFAGHISSTLSAMLRSMVDVDLISVDQINYSEYIMSLVSPSCTYTFAAPPLEGLCIMDFNPALTFAFIDRMFGGGEKILEIERELTGIEKSVMTKIAQKIYKDLEDSWQNIVPIVIEQRSFETNPQFIQIVPANETVIVISLQLKMFSTTGLLTICYPYVSLESVLGKLSAQNWIDATKRRNLTESRDYNRENIQVVNVELAAILARTKLKMKDFLNLKVGDIIPTENKISSPVELLVARRRKFLCRPGLAGKKRACQITEIFPVISKEN
- a CDS encoding flagellar basal body-associated FliL family protein, coding for MPPRNEPAEPDAKAAPETAAKAKKKIPPVAIYAVIGLVMVGLGYFVGTKFFGSAKNVEDKAVAEQSKETKKSSKSQGAEGATSVFLMEGVIVNPAGTGGTRFLSVSLGFEVGSPATQKLLEERKPLIKDALITILGSKTIEQLTDPKQKEITRFQIKKRVEQLLGIEDLAAVYFTDFVLQ
- a CDS encoding flagellar hook-basal body complex protein; translation: MMASLFAGVSGLRNHQVKMNVIGDNIANVNTIGFKTGRVTFKEALVQTYKGAGRPSTLSGGTNPIQLGLGVSVASIDNLFQQGGLETTGQITDLALQGAGFFVLSDNTGRYYSRAGSFGFDANSNLVDPSTGLFVQGRMADQNGVIRTTATVGNITMPFGQQDPARATTEIALGNNINSVASDSRATLVSAGTTNISTVSGIAINGAGGTHNLAITGTQATNSSFTGANVSDDGTGFPGATLSGNMILRNLGVTDISGFTLSLDNGTRVETVSGLTLDSTINDLITAINQLQGIRAELVGGEVVLTRERAGSGVDYNIESSTSSVTLNANGVATAGNIVGVIFGVANGATLSANNGTDHTFVCTDTFTPSGGAAQSPEILSIIVDDVTGLATGIDGLGNGGVEISSLNGLSAGDAVITTEDTTHAASITVYDSQGAIHSLTIEFLKSVNPNEWSWTASFSGNETIISGGSGMVTFNPDGSLLTFTYNGGANSLSFNPNNGAAVVDISVDAGTSGQYDGLTGFASPHTASILTQDGYGVGILDNISIDKSGYIFGIFTNGVSRVLAQLVLADFNNSAGLLKAGQSLYQESANSGQAIIGVAGETVSGTISSGALESSSVDIAQEFTSMITTQRGFQANARIITTSDQMLDELVNLKR